The sequence below is a genomic window from Mycobacterium spongiae.
TCCCCTGCGCCGGAAGGGCTACCGCACCCGCGACGAGCTCACCGGATTCGCCACCGGATTTCCCCCCGGATTCCCAAAGCGCCACGTGGACGGCCCAGTCCCGACGACCGAGTTCGGAGAACTCCCGGGTGCCGTCCAAGGGATCGACGATCCACACTCGCTCGGCGCGCAACCGCTCCGGATTGTCGGCGCCTTCCTCGGACAGCACCACGTCGGCCGGCCGGGACCGCGCCAACGCCCCCATCAAGAAGTCATGCGACCGCTTGTCCCCCGCTGCTTTTCGCTCAGATTCGGTCGCCTCAGCCAGCTCGTCGCGGACGCCGAGCAGCAGCTCGCCGGCGTCAGCCGCCACCCGCGCGGCCAGCTGATGGTCGTTCAAGACCGCGACTCGAGCAGATCGATGACTTGCCGCGCGAGCTCGTCTGTCGTGTGGTCCGGCGTCAGCCGCAGATCGGGATTCTTTGGCCGCTGATACGGACTGTCAATTCCGGTGAAATGCGTGATCTCACCCGCGCGCGCCTTGGCATACAGCCCTTTGGGGTCACGTCTCTCGCAATCCTCCAACGGGGTATCGCAAAACACCTCGACAAAGTCGAATCCGGCGTCGAGGTGAACTTTGCGTGCCAACGCCCGGTGTTCGGCCAGCGGGCTGATCGCCGGTACCAGCACGACGTGGCCGCAATCGGCCAGCAGTGTCGCCACATGCGCCAGCCGCCGCAGATTCTCCGCGCGATCGGCCATAGAAAAGCCCAGATCGGCGTTGAGGCCATGGCGCAGGTTGTCCCCGTCGAGCACGTAAGCTGGCGTGTCGTTTTCCAGCAGCTTCCGCTCTACCAGCATGGCCACCGACGACTTGCCGGAGCCCGACAGGCCGGTGAACCACACCGTTTTTCCCCGCGGCCGCTCGGCCTCAGTGACCAGCGACCGATGCCGCACCGTGTTGGGACTCGGCTTGTGCGCCACCACGTCCCGCAACACCATGCCCGCCGCCACCGTCTCGTTAGTGTCGGGGTCGATCAGGATGAAAGAACCGGTGCTGGCATTGCGGGTGTATTCGTCAAGTAGCAGAGGTACCTGCGTGCGCAGGGAGATGCGACCAAGTTCATTGAGCTTCAACGCTGTTGCGGTCTTGTCACGATGCAGCGTGTTGACGTCGAGCCGGTAGTCCAGTGCGGTGATCCGCGCTCGCGTCGTTCGGGTGGTGTGCTTGATGACGTAGTCCCGGCCGGGCTCCAGTACTGCGGAATCCGCCATCCAGCACACGGTCGCGTCGAAGTCCTTGGCGATCCGGGGTTGGTTGTTGCTCCGGGCGATCATGTCGCCACGGGAGATGTCGATGTCATCGGCAAGACTCACCGAGACCGCCATCGGCGGGAATGCTTCTGGCACTGGCCCGTTCGGACCTTCGATGGCGAT
It includes:
- a CDS encoding 3'(2'),5'-bisphosphate nucleotidase CysQ gives rise to the protein MNDHQLAARVAADAGELLLGVRDELAEATESERKAAGDKRSHDFLMGALARSRPADVVLSEEGADNPERLRAERVWIVDPLDGTREFSELGRRDWAVHVALWESGGKSGGESGELVAGAVALPAQGITLATPDVAPPASEPGSPRIAVSRTRPPAIALRVCERLGGTLVPMGSAGAKVAAVIQGSADVYVHAGGQYEWDSAAPVAVARAAGLHTSRLDGSALRYNRTDPLLPDLLVCRPEYTDAVLSVTR
- the cysC gene encoding adenylyl-sulfate kinase yields the protein MSASTTLLRLATAGSVDDGKSTLIGRLLYDSKAVMEDQWASVERTSKERGHEYTDLALVTDGLRAEREQGITIDVAYRYFATPKRKFIIADTPGHIQYTRNMVTGASTAQLVIVLVDARHGLLEQSRRHAFLASLLGIRHLVLAVNKMDLIGWDKGKFEAIRDEFHAFAARLDVQDVTSIPISALHGDNVVSKSDVTPWYEGPSLLSHLEEVYIAGDRNMVDVRFPVQYVIRPHTLEHQDHRSYAGTVASGVMRPGDEVVVLPIGKTSRIIAIEGPNGPVPEAFPPMAVSVSLADDIDISRGDMIARSNNQPRIAKDFDATVCWMADSAVLEPGRDYVIKHTTRTTRARITALDYRLDVNTLHRDKTATALKLNELGRISLRTQVPLLLDEYTRNASTGSFILIDPDTNETVAAGMVLRDVVAHKPSPNTVRHRSLVTEAERPRGKTVWFTGLSGSGKSSVAMLVERKLLENDTPAYVLDGDNLRHGLNADLGFSMADRAENLRRLAHVATLLADCGHVVLVPAISPLAEHRALARKVHLDAGFDFVEVFCDTPLEDCERRDPKGLYAKARAGEITHFTGIDSPYQRPKNPDLRLTPDHTTDELARQVIDLLESRS